A window of the Pyrodictium abyssi genome harbors these coding sequences:
- a CDS encoding nucleotidyltransferase domain-containing protein — MRQRRKHWKKLLEEVSRDVKRLVKDLEAYSVKVEKVLLFGSIARGDYTEDSDVDLVIVSRDWSQLRIEERLRLLYRLWRGRRDATFVPSTPEELKKLLQKSIVLQDASKYWIQLYPDDDG, encoded by the coding sequence TTGAGGCAGCGAAGAAAGCACTGGAAGAAGCTCTTAGAAGAGGTCTCTAGGGATGTCAAGCGCCTCGTAAAAGACCTAGAAGCCTACAGCGTGAAGGTGGAGAAAGTGCTCCTATTTGGCAGCATTGCTCGTGGCGACTACACCGAGGATAGCGACGTCGATCTCGTAATAGTGTCCAGAGACTGGAGCCAACTACGCATCGAGGAAAGGCTCCGGCTTCTCTATAGGCTCTGGAGAGGCCGTCGCGACGCTACATTTGTCCCATCAACCCCGGAAGAGCTGAAAAAACTGCTACAGAAGAGCATAGTGCTACAAGACGCCTCTAAGTACTGGATCCAACTATATCCAGATGATGATGGTTAA
- a CDS encoding HEPN domain-containing protein, with translation MVREEAWWWIKVAEKDLWRAEKSLRDGDRGAAVFWSQQAAEKALKAVLLAVKGWFPKTHSIRRLFEELGSNLGLGQEELEEAYELTQYYHLARYPDITEGLPDDSISRASAERAVATARRVVEAAKKALEEALRRGL, from the coding sequence GTGGTCCGAGAAGAGGCGTGGTGGTGGATAAAAGTCGCTGAAAAGGACCTATGGCGCGCCGAGAAGAGCCTACGGGATGGTGACCGAGGCGCCGCCGTATTCTGGTCCCAGCAGGCAGCAGAGAAGGCCCTAAAGGCTGTACTGCTCGCCGTAAAGGGCTGGTTCCCGAAGACACACAGCATAAGAAGGCTATTTGAGGAGCTAGGCAGCAACCTAGGCCTGGGCCAGGAGGAGCTTGAAGAGGCATACGAACTCACACAGTACTATCACCTGGCACGCTACCCCGATATAACGGAGGGGCTCCCCGATGACTCGATTAGCCGTGCCTCAGCGGAACGTGCAGTGGCTACCGCTAGAAGAGTTGTTGAGGCAGCGAAGAAAGCACTGGAAGAAGCTCTTAGAAGAGGTCTCTAG
- a CDS encoding class I SAM-dependent methyltransferase: protein MGPVIDVFDKLWARYDAWYQRHRVLAENELRAVQALGLRGRGLEVGVGTGWFASRLGAGYGVDPSPGMLRLAHRRGVEAVLGVGERLPFRSAVFDYVLLVVTLCFVDEPVAVLAEAARVARPGGAVAACIVPRDSPWGRYYMEKRRVSPFYAVARFYTVEEVEAMMREAGLAVEAYSSVLRFPPHAEPRPEEPEPSPHGGFVCIKAVRGQASP, encoded by the coding sequence GTGGGCCCGGTAATAGACGTCTTTGACAAGCTGTGGGCCCGGTACGACGCCTGGTACCAGCGCCACCGGGTGCTGGCCGAGAACGAGCTGCGCGCAGTCCAGGCCCTAGGGCTCCGTGGCCGCGGGCTCGAGGTGGGTGTCGGGACGGGCTGGTTCGCCTCCAGGCTCGGCGCAGGGTACGGCGTGGACCCGAGCCCGGGGATGCTGCGCCTGGCCCATAGGCGCGGCGTGGAGGCGGTTCTCGGCGTCGGGGAGAGGCTGCCTTTCCGCAGCGCTGTGTTCGACTACGTGCTGCTCGTGGTAACGCTGTGCTTCGTGGACGAGCCTGTGGCTGTGCTGGCTGAGGCGGCCCGCGTAGCCCGGCCAGGCGGCGCGGTGGCGGCCTGCATTGTGCCGCGGGATAGCCCCTGGGGGCGCTACTACATGGAGAAGCGCCGTGTGAGCCCATTCTACGCTGTCGCCAGGTTCTACACCGTAGAGGAGGTGGAGGCTATGATGCGGGAGGCGGGGCTAGCCGTGGAGGCCTATAGCTCGGTTCTCCGCTTCCCGCCCCATGCCGAGCCACGCCCAGAGGAGCCGGAGCCCAGCCCCCACGGCGGCTTCGTGTGCATCAAGGCCGTGAGGGGCCAGGCCTCCCCGTGA
- a CDS encoding 30S ribosomal protein S26e, protein MPKKRQNRGRHKGSKGHTRTVQCDNCGRIIPRDKAICVTRWYTPVDPQLARELEKKGAIIMRYPVEKCYCVSCAVHYGLVKVRPEEERKAVRGPIV, encoded by the coding sequence ATGCCCAAGAAGAGGCAGAACAGGGGTAGGCACAAGGGATCCAAGGGCCACACACGCACCGTCCAGTGCGACAACTGCGGCAGGATAATCCCCCGCGACAAGGCTATCTGCGTCACCAGGTGGTACACCCCGGTAGACCCGCAGCTAGCACGCGAGCTCGAGAAGAAGGGCGCCATAATCATGAGGTACCCTGTGGAGAAGTGCTACTGTGTCAGCTGCGCAGTGCACTACGGCCTCGTGAAGGTCAGGCCGGAGGAGGAGCGCAAGGCCGTACGCGGCCCAATAGTCTAG
- a CDS encoding HD domain-containing protein — protein MASVCTGIKSFKDPVHGYVDLCSRVAGVVDTWIVQRLRGIRQTAFAYLVYHGMEHSRFNHSLGSAHLAREVLHFLAGNTRLYYRSAGGPELAGYLLRAEEVFQLAALVHDAGHLPYSHSSEAGIAEARLIYRIKGFDRLPLRHEEYTYSLLPHVAREAEERGVEPVFTGSVAGDLRLILRGSAAGPEAQDLLSECTASILHQLIAGGLDVDRMDYLIRDSLYAGVRYGVFDVDRLIRVLLATPLLREDGEGPGLSRNACRVMVLDKGVSIVESFLLARFYMFSEVYLHRVVEAYNSVYARLFSLMARDGLVCVEQGCELDIPTPQAIAEGREEALETWRMLDDTAMWMLIRRVHRGRAGASEEARRLAGMLVERRHPRVYRVLESRSVWGLYTRYLEEAVAPPWARPLLDELIEMQRENPLVMIRPLRVDLVSLEQLGVYSRQRGAPVELHDAGAEARRELGRLRRFADLGPELGLYRIAVFTTQEHESQAEKAMRILLDLQREQEKAARA, from the coding sequence GTGGCGAGCGTCTGCACCGGGATCAAGAGCTTCAAGGACCCGGTCCACGGCTACGTTGACCTCTGTAGCCGCGTCGCAGGGGTCGTCGACACCTGGATAGTGCAGAGGCTCCGCGGGATAAGGCAGACAGCCTTCGCCTACCTCGTCTACCACGGGATGGAGCATAGCCGGTTTAACCACAGCCTCGGCTCCGCCCACCTAGCCCGCGAGGTCCTCCACTTCCTCGCGGGGAATACGCGGCTCTACTACCGCAGCGCGGGCGGCCCGGAGCTGGCGGGCTACCTGCTCAGGGCGGAGGAGGTCTTCCAGCTAGCAGCCCTAGTCCACGACGCCGGGCACCTGCCCTACAGCCACTCGAGCGAGGCGGGTATAGCCGAGGCGAGGCTCATCTACCGGATAAAGGGGTTCGACAGGCTCCCCCTACGCCACGAAGAGTATACCTACAGCCTACTCCCCCACGTGGCCAGGGAGGCCGAGGAGCGCGGCGTAGAGCCGGTCTTCACCGGCAGCGTGGCCGGTGACCTAAGGCTGATACTCAGGGGCTCAGCCGCGGGGCCGGAGGCCCAGGACCTGCTAAGCGAGTGTACTGCTAGCATCCTCCACCAGCTGATAGCCGGCGGGCTAGACGTGGACAGGATGGACTACCTTATCCGCGACAGCCTCTACGCGGGGGTCCGCTACGGCGTCTTCGACGTCGACCGGCTCATAAGGGTGCTCCTCGCGACGCCCCTGCTCCGCGAAGACGGCGAAGGCCCCGGCCTTAGCCGGAACGCGTGCCGCGTCATGGTGCTGGACAAGGGCGTGAGCATAGTCGAGTCCTTCCTCCTCGCGAGGTTCTACATGTTCAGCGAGGTCTACCTCCACCGCGTGGTGGAGGCCTACAACTCAGTCTACGCGAGGCTCTTCAGCCTAATGGCCCGCGACGGCCTGGTGTGCGTAGAGCAGGGCTGCGAGCTAGACATCCCCACGCCCCAGGCAATAGCCGAGGGGAGAGAGGAGGCGCTCGAGACCTGGAGGATGCTCGACGACACAGCGATGTGGATGCTCATACGCCGCGTCCACCGGGGCCGGGCCGGGGCCAGCGAGGAGGCCAGGAGGCTCGCAGGCATGCTGGTGGAGCGCCGCCACCCCAGGGTGTACCGGGTGCTAGAGTCTCGCAGCGTATGGGGCCTTTACACCCGGTACCTAGAGGAGGCCGTGGCGCCGCCCTGGGCGCGGCCACTGCTAGACGAGCTCATAGAGATGCAGCGGGAGAACCCCCTGGTCATGATAAGGCCTCTACGCGTAGACCTCGTGAGCCTGGAGCAGCTCGGGGTCTACAGCAGGCAGCGTGGCGCTCCAGTAGAGCTCCATGACGCGGGAGCGGAGGCGCGCCGGGAGCTAGGCAGGCTACGGAGGTTCGCAGACTTGGGCCCAGAGCTGGGCTTGTACAGGATAGCTGTGTTCACCACCCAGGAGCACGAGAGCCAGGCGGAGAAGGCCATGAGGATACTCCTAGACCTACAGAGGGAGCAGGAGAAAGCAGCCAGGGCCTAG
- a CDS encoding zinc ribbon domain-containing protein codes for MRRLRCPYCGAVFEVPKGAVYAVCPYCGTTVVAKTGEEATRQYYYPPRLDDGEAFLLAVSRARMLPGAPADIAETASLARSELHYLPLYICSAEAWVEGCEGAREEREETWLATSRLPLPGLEHGYRFPVVGREPYDPRRARRGVFHQPDASPEPRCSALRARVEYRAAGEARLAGCRGSVESRAGLVGVAHYPVWLIEYHHPLAGQPLRAVVDAVDANLLYLEYPIPLERRALVLGGAALVLGTGLAAAAAVGLAAGSLAASILGGLVGSAVAASPLLATGLSRTGRYRYRPPRVERLFIKG; via the coding sequence TTGAGGAGGCTACGGTGCCCATACTGTGGCGCTGTGTTCGAGGTGCCGAAGGGTGCTGTGTACGCCGTCTGCCCGTACTGCGGGACCACGGTCGTGGCTAAGACTGGGGAGGAGGCTACAAGGCAGTACTACTACCCACCGAGGCTCGACGACGGCGAGGCGTTCCTCCTAGCCGTTTCACGGGCCCGTATGCTCCCCGGCGCGCCAGCGGACATAGCCGAGACAGCCTCGTTAGCCCGGAGCGAGCTCCACTACCTACCGCTCTACATCTGCAGCGCAGAGGCCTGGGTGGAGGGCTGCGAGGGAGCGCGAGAGGAGCGGGAGGAGACGTGGCTGGCCACGTCTAGGCTCCCGCTCCCGGGGCTCGAGCACGGCTACAGGTTCCCCGTCGTCGGGAGGGAGCCCTACGACCCGCGGAGGGCGCGTAGGGGCGTGTTCCACCAGCCCGACGCTAGCCCAGAGCCCAGGTGTAGTGCACTCCGGGCCCGTGTGGAGTACCGGGCTGCGGGTGAGGCGCGGCTAGCCGGGTGCAGAGGCAGCGTCGAGAGCCGGGCGGGGCTCGTGGGCGTGGCGCACTACCCGGTGTGGCTTATAGAGTACCACCACCCGCTAGCCGGGCAGCCCCTGCGGGCCGTGGTGGATGCTGTGGATGCTAACCTGCTCTACCTGGAGTACCCGATACCCCTGGAGAGGAGGGCGCTAGTCCTCGGCGGCGCCGCGCTGGTACTGGGCACGGGGCTGGCCGCCGCGGCTGCTGTAGGCCTGGCTGCGGGCTCCCTTGCCGCGAGCATTCTAGGCGGCCTAGTAGGCTCTGCTGTAGCTGCCTCGCCGCTACTGGCTACGGGGCTGTCGAGGACTGGGAGGTACCGCTACCGGCCGCCCAGGGTCGAGAGGCTCTTCATAAAGGGCTAG
- a CDS encoding zinc ribbon domain-containing protein — MAGLPAVSVQRLRCSYCGSPLRVGPDTVLVVCPYCGKPNWVKGEPGSVFAAKPPSMDRAWEAFMELARRDPDLRGLNVEPARIETVLVPFYEARGRLYSRYEASGFLIVTVSRRKGDRVYTETRTVPFHVSGVYEQSFEALVSGKRSLGEEAVDELAEHYLSTRPELVGLGSVEWRKGEYTALAADYGPQEAEETVRDDACDWLRERVEAEIRRRARASYHGPGTVTAVNVVHRTITCEFPELEVRGPVLLPLTKVFYVCEGRVYRAYFSGWDMYPLLREEPLTGRQRSFFLMLAGLLGGGGGGAAAVLYTAAGGGVGGLAVAGATLGLGAVLGYLAARAGLSEARIEKGREGSWLRSLFTTIGTQAERLARR; from the coding sequence ATGGCTGGCTTACCGGCGGTCAGCGTGCAGAGGCTGCGGTGCAGCTACTGCGGCTCACCGCTGCGGGTCGGCCCCGACACGGTTCTCGTGGTCTGCCCGTACTGCGGGAAGCCCAACTGGGTTAAGGGCGAGCCCGGCAGCGTGTTCGCCGCTAAGCCGCCGAGCATGGATAGGGCCTGGGAGGCCTTCATGGAGCTTGCGCGCAGGGACCCAGACCTCCGCGGGCTCAACGTGGAGCCAGCCCGTATCGAGACCGTGCTCGTGCCCTTCTACGAGGCGCGTGGCCGGCTCTATAGCCGGTACGAGGCTTCCGGGTTCCTCATCGTCACCGTCTCCCGGAGGAAGGGCGACCGTGTCTACACCGAGACACGTACCGTGCCGTTCCACGTCTCGGGCGTCTACGAGCAGAGCTTCGAGGCTCTAGTCAGCGGCAAGAGGAGCCTCGGCGAAGAGGCTGTGGACGAGCTGGCCGAGCACTACCTCTCCACGCGCCCAGAGCTCGTGGGCCTGGGCAGCGTGGAGTGGAGGAAGGGGGAGTACACGGCGCTCGCTGCAGACTACGGCCCCCAGGAGGCGGAGGAGACCGTGCGCGACGATGCATGCGACTGGCTCCGCGAGAGGGTTGAGGCGGAGATTAGGCGGAGGGCTAGGGCCAGCTACCACGGCCCCGGCACGGTCACTGCTGTCAACGTTGTCCATAGGACTATCACGTGCGAGTTCCCCGAGCTCGAGGTCCGTGGGCCGGTGCTGCTCCCCCTAACCAAGGTGTTCTACGTCTGCGAGGGCAGGGTGTACCGCGCCTACTTCTCCGGGTGGGACATGTACCCGCTGCTACGCGAAGAGCCCCTGACCGGCAGGCAGCGGAGCTTCTTCCTCATGCTCGCTGGGCTCCTCGGCGGGGGTGGTGGCGGAGCTGCTGCCGTGCTCTACACGGCTGCGGGAGGCGGCGTCGGGGGCCTAGCTGTAGCTGGGGCCACGCTAGGGCTCGGCGCTGTGCTGGGCTACCTCGCGGCGCGAGCTGGGCTAAGCGAGGCTAGGATAGAGAAGGGCCGTGAGGGCTCGTGGCTCCGCAGCCTATTCACGACGATAGGCACCCAGGCTGAGAGGCTGGCGAGAAGGTGA
- a CDS encoding SPFH domain-containing protein: MSFFDKLGRIGGKVAKAGAGKLLVISHDFHPGELVWEYPQRMIPYGSRIVVQPNQAAIVIRGGKVLAVLRQGEWPLDTAHVPGLRGVMQELYEGVPIPVRIVFVNVTEKDIAFGGQGNSKDGVPIQYRGKIHVVMPENDEDIKKFALKIAAEDKSFTTEELEERIRLYINDWVESFLGSFLSIDVHQGKARVKELLRSQVARELQENWYLRVKSIAVDVDIPEEWLRKLQESGYFQMLALAATNPQVAQFMQQYDLQRRLMDALAKAQGGNVVGLAAFLPMLQQFLQQAQQPQPVQAAGAAAVGAAAAQQQRGAGSQQSYTPRCPYCGRELPPSLRGAGFCPFCGKRILWCPRGHVAPAEARFCPVCGAQLEA; encoded by the coding sequence GTGTCGTTCTTCGATAAGCTGGGCAGGATAGGGGGTAAGGTAGCCAAAGCCGGGGCCGGGAAGCTGCTAGTAATATCGCACGACTTCCACCCCGGGGAGCTGGTCTGGGAGTACCCACAGCGGATGATACCCTACGGCTCCAGAATAGTCGTGCAGCCGAACCAGGCGGCTATCGTCATCCGCGGCGGCAAGGTGCTGGCTGTCCTCCGGCAGGGCGAGTGGCCGCTCGACACCGCCCACGTGCCGGGCCTGCGAGGCGTAATGCAGGAGCTCTACGAGGGCGTCCCCATACCGGTACGCATAGTCTTTGTCAACGTTACGGAGAAGGATATCGCTTTCGGCGGCCAGGGGAATAGTAAGGACGGTGTGCCCATCCAGTACCGGGGGAAGATACACGTAGTGATGCCAGAGAACGACGAGGACATTAAGAAGTTCGCGCTAAAGATAGCCGCTGAGGACAAGAGCTTCACGACGGAGGAGCTCGAGGAGAGGATAAGGCTCTACATAAATGACTGGGTGGAGTCGTTCCTGGGAAGCTTCCTCAGCATTGACGTGCACCAGGGCAAGGCACGGGTCAAGGAGCTCCTGAGGAGTCAGGTTGCGAGGGAGCTGCAGGAGAACTGGTACCTGAGGGTCAAGAGCATAGCTGTGGACGTGGATATCCCTGAGGAGTGGCTCAGGAAGCTGCAGGAGAGCGGCTACTTCCAGATGCTGGCTCTTGCCGCCACCAACCCTCAGGTGGCGCAGTTCATGCAGCAGTACGACCTACAGCGCCGCCTCATGGACGCGCTGGCGAAGGCCCAGGGAGGCAACGTGGTGGGCCTAGCAGCGTTCCTGCCTATGCTCCAGCAGTTCCTCCAACAGGCCCAGCAGCCCCAGCCCGTGCAGGCCGCTGGGGCCGCCGCTGTAGGCGCTGCCGCTGCCCAGCAGCAGAGGGGGGCTGGCAGCCAGCAGAGCTATACGCCGCGGTGCCCCTACTGTGGGCGGGAGCTGCCTCCGTCGCTCCGGGGTGCCGGGTTCTGCCCCTTCTGCGGCAAGAGGATACTCTGGTGCCCTCGTGGCCACGTAGCGCCAGCTGAGGCGCGGTTCTGCCCCGTGTGCGGAGCACAGCTAGAGGCCTAG
- a CDS encoding GNAT family N-acetyltransferase: protein MRYHGALAGSEVVSIASAYIRMREVWVIGGVYTDPRYRSRGYGKTAVSSVTEAALSAGAAAMLHVAEGNTAAVRLYRRLGYRVVRHRPWVFCRPQQAPEERG from the coding sequence ATGAGGTACCACGGGGCCCTGGCCGGCAGCGAGGTAGTCTCCATCGCCAGCGCCTATATCAGAATGCGCGAGGTGTGGGTTATTGGCGGTGTGTACACGGACCCGCGGTACCGGAGCCGGGGCTACGGCAAGACCGCTGTATCCTCCGTGACCGAGGCGGCGCTATCAGCAGGAGCAGCAGCGATGCTGCACGTAGCCGAGGGCAACACTGCCGCGGTGAGGCTCTACAGGAGGCTAGGCTACCGGGTCGTCCGCCACAGGCCATGGGTCTTCTGCAGGCCCCAGCAGGCCCCGGAGGAGAGAGGATAG
- a CDS encoding HEPN domain-containing protein: MSIEEYRLLMRRALMFLDEAREAYSRDRHDLAMFLAEQALQLFLKAQLLRMLGDYPRTHSVRQLLTMLGKALGDNAEKEITAFIRRERPRLSELEDVYIVSQVRVPHLYQG; the protein is encoded by the coding sequence TTGAGCATCGAGGAGTACAGGCTACTGATGCGGAGAGCGTTAATGTTCCTAGACGAGGCCCGTGAGGCCTACAGTAGGGACCGCCACGATCTAGCTATGTTCCTCGCCGAGCAGGCTCTACAGCTCTTCCTCAAGGCGCAGCTCCTCCGTATGCTCGGCGACTACCCTCGTACGCATAGTGTACGGCAGCTCCTCACCATGCTCGGGAAGGCGCTAGGCGATAACGCTGAGAAGGAGATAACGGCCTTCATTAGGCGAGAGAGGCCCCGCCTATCAGAGCTAGAGGACGTATACATAGTCTCACAGGTACGGGTTCCGCACCTATACCAGGGATGA
- a CDS encoding nucleotidyltransferase domain-containing protein, translating into MSKSYSDVLLETMLERASILRNWRKIASRVADAVREVCPEARVYVAGSVARGEWIAASDIDIVVVLPRSPVCGRRHKL; encoded by the coding sequence TTGTCGAAGAGCTACTCAGATGTACTGCTCGAGACGATGCTGGAGAGGGCTAGCATCCTCAGGAACTGGAGGAAGATAGCGAGTAGGGTAGCAGACGCTGTGAGAGAAGTGTGTCCGGAAGCACGTGTATACGTAGCTGGTAGTGTCGCGAGGGGCGAGTGGATAGCAGCAAGCGATATAGACATCGTTGTCGTGTTGCCGCGCAGCCCAGTATGCGGGAGGCGGCACAAATTATAG
- a CDS encoding branched-chain amino acid ABC transporter permease, translating to MEGVMGIVSQWIVWFGVYAILALSFNLEYGYGGVPNFGKVLFMSLGAYSAGALAAWLGLHWAAQTAGATVAASTEGPVYCSPEAYNILSTAASQHLLSPGQYFTLFALALVAAGVIGAVSGILSSYPTLRLGGDFLAITLLAMGEVVRLIAYNSQWPVCSFNGLTAIPTPFAWYPVKARIDLMYAMLVLLFAALFYVYAEMLANSPWGRALKAMRDDELAAQVYGYNVARLRLQVLAVGSAMAAIAGALLVFYSGSVQANTFKPERTFEVVVAVMLGGAANNVGALLGAAAVAAINVFLNTSALETLGISVPDAVAAALPFLRYVIMGLLIVAVLLYRPQGLIPEKPLRTPLVELTIKRLQKVIGKETGSLPVDAPERS from the coding sequence ATGGAGGGCGTGATGGGTATAGTCTCGCAGTGGATTGTCTGGTTCGGCGTCTACGCGATACTAGCGCTGAGCTTCAACCTAGAGTACGGCTACGGCGGCGTACCAAACTTCGGCAAGGTATTGTTCATGAGCCTTGGCGCCTACTCTGCCGGCGCCCTGGCAGCGTGGCTAGGCCTACACTGGGCAGCCCAGACAGCCGGGGCAACCGTGGCAGCAAGCACTGAGGGCCCGGTCTACTGCAGCCCGGAGGCGTACAACATACTCTCCACCGCTGCCTCACAGCACCTGCTCTCTCCGGGTCAGTACTTCACGCTCTTCGCGCTAGCACTGGTAGCTGCTGGCGTGATAGGCGCGGTGTCCGGTATACTCTCTAGCTACCCGACGCTGCGGCTCGGCGGCGACTTCCTCGCGATAACCCTGCTAGCAATGGGCGAGGTTGTGAGGCTGATAGCCTACAACAGCCAGTGGCCTGTCTGCAGCTTCAACGGCCTCACAGCCATACCGACGCCCTTCGCCTGGTACCCGGTGAAGGCCAGGATAGACCTAATGTACGCTATGCTTGTGCTGCTGTTCGCAGCGCTCTTCTACGTCTACGCCGAGATGCTGGCCAACAGCCCCTGGGGCCGCGCCCTAAAGGCGATGAGGGACGACGAGCTAGCAGCCCAGGTGTACGGCTACAACGTGGCCCGGCTCAGGCTACAGGTGCTAGCCGTCGGCTCCGCCATGGCGGCGATAGCCGGCGCTCTCCTGGTGTTCTACTCGGGGAGCGTCCAGGCGAACACCTTCAAGCCGGAGAGGACCTTCGAGGTCGTAGTAGCCGTGATGCTCGGCGGCGCAGCGAACAACGTAGGCGCGCTGCTCGGCGCAGCCGCGGTAGCGGCGATAAACGTGTTCCTCAACACCTCGGCGCTAGAGACCCTAGGGATAAGCGTACCAGACGCCGTGGCCGCCGCACTGCCGTTCCTACGCTACGTGATAATGGGCCTACTGATAGTCGCTGTGCTGCTGTATAGGCCGCAGGGCCTGATACCCGAGAAGCCGCTACGCACACCACTAGTAGAGCTGACCATCAAGAGGCTACAGAAGGTAATAGGCAAGGAAACCGGCAGCCTACCGGTAGACGCCCCGGAAAGGAGCTAA
- a CDS encoding branched-chain amino acid ABC transporter permease, whose translation MVESAILYGVLGAVVNGLRVGSLYGLMALGLTLIFRVTKVPNFAYAEYITYGAYAAYLAAVAAGVGGAGLAAALLIAVVVGAAAALTSDELAFKPLWKRGATPLHLLVASIGVGLVLRYSLLAVAASAAGLLEAALPVRSATILSIGGIVSVETSHLLAIGAAVVFAAALHWLFTRTRTGKAMRATASNPVLARVTGINIYAIRRITWLIGGGLAGFAGFVYAYYYYVNPESGWLMLLWIFAAATMGGFTFYGSIVSGVLLGLAEQVVSFLANTYLGLSTAYAPVIALVALIVVLMYRPEGVIRLESLSLKRRA comes from the coding sequence ATGGTCGAGTCTGCTATCCTCTACGGAGTGCTCGGCGCGGTGGTTAACGGGCTGCGTGTGGGCAGCCTCTACGGCCTAATGGCTCTCGGGCTCACGCTTATATTCCGCGTGACAAAGGTGCCCAACTTCGCCTACGCCGAGTACATAACCTACGGCGCCTACGCCGCCTACCTAGCGGCCGTGGCCGCTGGCGTTGGGGGAGCCGGGCTAGCCGCCGCGCTGCTCATCGCAGTAGTCGTCGGCGCCGCGGCGGCGCTTACGAGCGACGAGCTAGCCTTCAAGCCTCTATGGAAGAGGGGCGCTACGCCGCTACACCTACTGGTCGCCAGCATAGGTGTCGGCCTTGTGCTCCGGTACTCGCTGCTAGCCGTAGCTGCCTCTGCTGCTGGGCTGCTCGAGGCAGCGCTCCCGGTGCGGAGCGCCACGATACTGAGCATAGGCGGTATAGTCTCGGTTGAGACCAGCCACCTGCTAGCCATAGGCGCCGCTGTGGTGTTCGCTGCTGCGCTCCACTGGTTGTTCACCAGGACCCGGACGGGTAAGGCGATGAGGGCTACTGCTAGCAACCCGGTGCTCGCCCGGGTGACGGGTATCAACATCTACGCTATCCGGCGGATAACCTGGCTTATAGGCGGCGGCCTAGCGGGCTTCGCTGGCTTCGTCTACGCGTACTACTACTACGTGAACCCGGAGTCGGGCTGGCTGATGCTGCTCTGGATATTCGCCGCCGCGACTATGGGCGGCTTCACTTTCTACGGCTCCATAGTCTCCGGCGTGCTCCTGGGCCTCGCTGAGCAGGTTGTGAGCTTCCTCGCGAACACCTACCTCGGGCTCAGCACGGCCTACGCGCCCGTGATAGCCCTCGTGGCCCTCATAGTCGTGCTCATGTACCGGCCTGAGGGCGTGATAAGGCTCGAGTCGCTATCACTCAAGAGGAGGGCGTGA
- a CDS encoding ABC transporter ATP-binding protein, producing MPGTTILSTEDLVGGYGKMVIIQGVSIYIDRGEIVALVGPNGSGKSTLLKTIYGVAKVFGGKVVFEGRDVTWLPPEAKTRLGMGYVPQTDNVFPDLTVEENLEMGAYLERDENKIREAMEMVFNIFPVLREFRKTLAGALSGGQRQMLAVGRALMARPRLLLLDEPTAGLAPKIAIELLDSLKQIREEAGVSILIVEQHARRALELADRGYVLVAGRVAAEGSGQEILSRRDLQELFLGIHHG from the coding sequence ATGCCGGGCACGACCATACTGTCCACGGAGGACCTGGTAGGCGGCTACGGCAAGATGGTCATCATACAGGGTGTTAGCATTTACATCGACCGCGGCGAGATAGTGGCGCTCGTCGGGCCTAACGGTAGCGGTAAGAGCACGCTGCTGAAGACCATATACGGCGTCGCCAAGGTGTTCGGCGGCAAGGTGGTCTTTGAGGGCCGTGACGTGACCTGGCTGCCGCCGGAGGCTAAGACGAGGCTAGGCATGGGCTACGTGCCTCAGACCGACAACGTGTTCCCCGACCTCACCGTGGAGGAGAACCTGGAGATGGGCGCCTACCTGGAGAGGGACGAGAACAAGATAAGGGAGGCGATGGAGATGGTGTTCAACATCTTCCCGGTGCTCAGAGAGTTCCGCAAGACCCTGGCGGGCGCGCTTAGCGGTGGCCAGCGCCAGATGCTGGCTGTCGGCCGCGCGCTCATGGCCCGGCCGAGGCTGCTGCTACTCGACGAGCCTACTGCGGGTCTCGCGCCGAAGATTGCTATAGAGCTTCTCGACTCGCTTAAACAGATACGCGAGGAGGCCGGGGTCTCGATACTCATAGTGGAGCAGCACGCGCGCCGAGCCCTGGAGCTTGCTGACCGCGGCTACGTGCTCGTAGCTGGCCGTGTCGCTGCTGAGGGCTCTGGCCAGGAGATTCTTTCCCGCCGTGACCTCCAGGAGCTCTTCCTCGGCATACACCACGGCTAG